The sequence below is a genomic window from Glycine max cultivar Williams 82 chromosome 20, Glycine_max_v4.0, whole genome shotgun sequence.
atattttcttaaaaatcaaatatagtgCCATATGTATTTTCTTGggtttttatcttttcttttttaaatagcaAGGACATCCTTTTCACTCCCTTGTTTTTCAAAATCGTAGTTTTCCTAATTCGAATAATATATCTAGAATTTAATTATTACAGAACTACCGTTTAagacataaattatatttggagATATAAGATGTAAATCTCATTCccataacaaaaataaactaattataatAACATGTATGGGGCTGATCAGCAATTAATTGCTGATGTATGAGCTGGTATCATCTTGGATCCCCTTGTGATTAATGTAATCAGTTGTTCTAGGGAAAGAaacacccttttttttttctaagaaaaaatattagtcTCTCTCCTTAattatagaatttttaaaaaaaattatttgtttctttttataagattttaaaaaaaaaattagatgtattaattatttttttcttatatatttttatttaattatttgtttcaaacattaatgaaaaacaattaaatgaataaaaaataaagaaaaataattttaaaatgataatataattatttgataaatttaaatgattaactaaattaattattcttaaaaaaaaattaattgaaagaattttaaaattagaaaccGAGATCATAGTAAAATCAAGTGAGAATTATCCTTCATCATATCCTTTTTcaagaatttttaatttctaatgacTGCATTATTTGGGAATCCGATGACAACATATTCTTCAAGTAAAAGCAACTCATTATATAAAGTGGGTCAAATCATAGCATTTAATTACATGAGTTGTATGGGTCACAAATGTCAAACAATTGCACTACTTATGAATAAACTTATCTATCCCCATCCATCCTCAAATCTAACAGATCAGATAGTGGTTCCAAATTccaatcaattaaaattctatatgCTCTATGTATAATTCAAAAGAATTGAATGGTTTTTCCAAATACCAAACCAAATTCAAAGCATCTAATGAACAATATTCTAGTCTAGCTAGCCAAGATGAGCCCCAGCCAAAACAACCTTGGCCAATTCAACCAAATGAAACAAAAGCACAGCAGAAGAAGTTGGAACACTGATTGCAACCAAAGCCATGGCCCCAAGAGCCAAACTTGGCCTGGTGTTCATCAATTGGGACTGCAAAACTCCCACTGCTTCACATATGATGGAGTCATACTTGTTATAATAGCGCTTCTCCCAATCCATCCAATCTGAAGGAGGCTCATAGTTCCTCTCTATCATGTTCATCTCATGGATCCTCTTCCTCAGTATTATCATGCTCTCATCCACCAACCTTCCACTGAAGTTCTGATCCGCTGATCCTCTCATGGAAGCCTTAGTTGGAGCAAACGAATTCATTTTCTTGCCATTAGAACATGGCCTAGATGGTGAAAATGGATGGAATAATATTGGTGAGGAATTGAACAAAGAAATGGATTGCATGTTAATTTTTGTGAGTAGGGGAATCGATAATTGAATTGGAAAATTGTCTAGTGTGTTGTTGTTGATTTGGTGATGGGAATGGGAGAGGAATCATGTTATATTTATAGGCATTGGGGGTAGGTTCTTTTTGTTGGGCTTATTAACGGTAGGACCTTACACAAGAAGTTATGCGGCGAAACCGTGTTTATTTTAATGGACAGTTAATACTCTTAGTATCGTAAAAACGCGTTTTTTGCTAGAGTGTGCAGTTGGGTTCGGGGAAGATGCCACATGTCGACTCACAAAAGCGTGACGCGTGTCTGTGGAAAATAGAGTAATCATAAAGTTCCTCGAAATTCTCTCGAGATTAATGGGATTCACGGTCTTTGACTTGCACAGTACTGTAGTATTTTAAAGCACAACTCCATGCGTTCCCAACTACAAGTTGATGTTTAACATATGTTGTGTTTATATATTCACAAGAAATTTgagttagttttaattttttttattaaccaaaaataatgttttttaaaaattggctTTGAGTTTTACACAAACTTAATCAATTTTGAtccattatattttataattatttcgcTTTGATGCATTAAGCTTTTAAagttttattctaatattttatattttttaaatatattattttgatcatatttttaattttttattaaaaacgttagtattttattaacctttaaaaaatatcaaaatgatatatttcaaaaatacaaaagactaagacaaattttttaaaatttaatatacaaaacaaaacaactgtaaaatataattaagccttttaaaagtgacattaaaccttttaaaaataattaactttacaTGTTTACCATTAAAAACCtccattatctttattttaattttaaaaaataagaaactaaaaaatcatcatctttttctaaCCTCTTTCTAGAtctgaaaaagttaaaaaatataacatcatACGAATCGAATGACATCAACACATAATCTCGCTGGAAttatagaaaaaccaaaacTTTTCTTACAATTATGCTCTTGGAAATGAAATAAAGGGAGATAGTTATCTTTGACCAAAGACAAAAACATGACTCTAACTCACCAATTAACCCAAATCCAAACAAGAAAGTCACAATGTGATTCTTGGCGAGCAAGACCTCCATTGTTGTGCATGATTGCGTTGGGCAAGTAGAAGATTTTCCATTTGACATCTACAATTGAGTTTGGCTAAGATGAGTAGTGCAAAGAGGGGTTCAACGATGCGTTTCATTGGAAAATTATTTTGACTAGCCTAATTGATCAAATCTTATCTACAATTGGGCATTGTCGGTGGCACAAATGAGAAGATTGTTGTCGTTGGGTGATGGAAATGGGGGTAGGTCAACAATCTTTTTTGGTTGATGACGAAAGACAAAGCGACTGAAGGAGAAAAGTTCCTTACCCATTGTGTCTGAAAACAattgatgaatgaaattattatcattattaaatgatcaaattgaataataataagaaaaagaagaagaagaagaacaacaatCACAGACAACATGAGAGTGaaggatgttgttgttgtttgtggttttagattcattttttcttcatttacttagtgatttttaattttttgaataaaaaagataatgacGATTTTTAGTTATCACTATATTaacttaactatttttaaatttaaaacactaaTAGATACTAAgatttctaacaaaaaattaaataaatgatcaaaataatatattttaaaaatataaaggatcatgataaaacttttaaaacatatGAAAGTAAAACAATTATGGAATATAATGGATCAAAAGTGAGATAATTGAGTAAAAAATTTTAGCCTGTGTTAAAAAAAACGTTTAAAGAGTACTATTAACTCtcactattaaaaaaagtataaaaggaGGGCGACggcattttatactttttatatttattttttaaaaaaggacggcattttattattgtattgTTAATGTCAACTTTCAGTTTCAGCTTCAGGTACTCTGCATCTTATCTGTGtactaatttattaattagtgtGGGTGTGGGTGTTGAGTATGGTTCATGATGATTGATAAAGTTTCCTATTTCCGGAACGGTGAGAATATTAATGGCAAACACCCAGTTCCAAAATTTTGGCCCAAGACAAGAATGAATGGGTATGTTTGAGATAGCGGtaaaaattagattattttaataattaattatattatatatataattgcttataattagaattcatttttatttagataaacttgttgaaaaattattttttagattaaaaaatagttttttcttagaattctttttacaaaattCAACCGATGTCATTAATATCCAACATATTTTATAACCAACATTTTTTCATTGAAAACAACTGAGAAATGAGAGAAAACAATCTTTCCTAAATATGCTCGATGTTCGTTTACATGTGATCCGAGAATCTTCCAATGGACATAAACTCTTCCACCGAGCCTGGAtaattttgaagtttgaattaCTCTGGccgatattattaattattatccaTATTGGAGTATGTACGAAGTTCTtgataaagaaatattatctaCGTGAAGTTAAGaaagttaatttttgttaaaaaaatatatttttaggaaattaaatttagttttactTGAACTATCTACTTATTGATATTCGTTTGACCATCTACGATCGATGTTGATTTATTTCTCttattaaaaaacaagaaaaaaaataaagtttatagaAATAatgtcttttaacttttttaaatgataaatagtttttaaatttctgtCCAAAAAAGtggtttttaaattataaaaattattagacgAGTCATTTAGAAGGCAAAGTTAATCAAAAGTACGCAATATATAGTGTTAACGGaaatattgtatttttgttgtttaatttttaagaaaaataaaaatctaattatatttttttaccttaataaattaatttgatacattttatttctaacttttttaaaaacttatgaATTTTATCTTTTGGTGACATCACATGCCGACAAAAATGTAAaagttaaaagtaaattttgttaaaaaaaatggggATAAAATCtgtcaatatataaaaaagttaagaataaaatttgtaaaaaaattcaaatttaaatgaaaagtataattaagtcaaaaataattttttttcgacTAAGATAGTTTTGTAAACTTTTGAGACACCCCGCtatattaaaataactattcttgaatatcttttttttcctgTCTGAATGCAGTTATGAATCTCATCTAGGatggtaaaatatatatatataaaaggaggatcaaattataactattatattatttttatagtttgatataaaatatgatttttattgatctaatcatttaattgtatttacatatcatcaaaaaaatttatgtcaAATTTCATGAATAACAACAATAAGATAAGTTAATGATCcgtgttttaatatatttttaaatgtttatgttactttaattttaatatatataaatgaagtaataaatgattttttattaatataaaattttatatatgtaatatctgtgaaatgaaattttaatttaaagatgaattttaagaaaatattattcaattaaaaattacaatatgaTATAATAGTTATCAAGATTACATTGATATAATTTGAtctctcatttttatatatatatatgtcaattttaattggtatacaaattaaataggagacttttttctattttttatttggaaaataattacttgcgaattcataattttgataatCATTTATTACGTTTCTAGAGTATTTTTTCTATCTACAGTTGGTtaagaaaaagtaaattaaacttcaaaattttgtaaatgcTTAAACATAAGTTTACACATATCGGAGCAAGTAatttgaaaaattgattttaattagacTAATATCTGcataactaaaaaaatgttttaaagtcACACTTCAAtgtataaataagtaaaaatcgCATTACCTCATAaggcaaaataaatatttaagccATAAAATTACTACTTGAAGTAAAAAAGTTTACGTATAATTGTGTTGTAAATttttgtctatatatatatatatatatatatatatatatatatatatatatatattgggagATATATTAAATGAGATTGTAAAACTGAGTtaagtttataaaatatttagtcttctcataaatttagataaaagttttatgtttaatatatacaaaaaagttacgtacatataaaataatgaaaatgagagagtgaagaaaattaatttctatcatataattatataaaattaatcacagttaaaaattatttaataatcacGTGAACACTTAAAATATCCCCCTATTTCATCCCAATTTTTTCAACGATTACGTGTTAAGAACATAAAACTTCATTGTAAActgttcaacaacaacaaagagtATAATAAGTTATGTATGGTGcgaatataatttaattaggcCAAGTTAACTTTTATCCATATACAAGAGGAAAGATTGAACCTGAAAAAAAAGGGTGGATATATCAGTTTAGGTTCTtgttaacattttataaaataaatttgacctTATTTAGGTAAATTTTTCCATCTCTATTAATAAGTAttggtgatatatttttaattaattaaaaatataaagaactcAAACCAAAATCTTTATCCTATATTTGTTAGAAGAGAAagtggaaggaaaaaaatagagaaacaaaatgaataatgaaatatatttttttgtttgattgaaGAGAAAGTAAAGGAAATAGAGAGAATAAAGTTGACCTATAAAAAcagaagtttattttt
It includes:
- the LOC100795681 gene encoding uncharacterized protein; its protein translation is MQSISLFNSSPILFHPFSPSRPCSNGKKMNSFAPTKASMRGSADQNFSGRLVDESMIILRKRIHEMNMIERNYEPPSDWMDWEKRYYNKYDSIICEAVGVLQSQLMNTRPSLALGAMALVAISVPTSSAVLLFHLVELAKVVLAGAHLG